The following coding sequences are from one Panicum hallii strain FIL2 chromosome 5, PHallii_v3.1, whole genome shotgun sequence window:
- the LOC112894934 gene encoding pectinesterase inhibitor 10-like, which translates to MAAGLAEVTVGSVASPAAISPAWVVFRPSVCSCLSSSTHAPALTPTSSPPPPPLSTPPSDTNGHPHSSPSTNQPSGIRHQLTKALHSPPPHPATVSRGRPWRLTILKNLCRILVKRLTGFCWSAQLETFSRPVYEWNAIEAPLDSICHATDLSR; encoded by the exons ATGGCAGCGGGGTTAGCGGAGGTCACCGTCGGCAGCGTGGCCTCGCCGGCTGCCATATCACCGGCCTGGGTTGTTTTCAG GCCCTCGGTCTGCAGCTGCCTCTCCTCATCGACTCACGCTCCAGCCCTGACGCCGACAtcctcgccaccgccgccgcctctgtccacCCCACCGTCCGACACAAATGGCCATCCCCATTCGAGCCCCAGCACCAACCAGCCCTCCGGGATCCGGCACCAACTAACCAAAGCGCTCCATTCTCCACCGCCGCATCCGGCAACCGTCTCGCGCGGCCGGCCATGGCGGCTGACGATCCTGAAGAATCTTTGCAGAATACTAGTGAAAAG GCTTACCGGATTCTGCTGGAGCGCCCAGCTAGAGACATTCTCCAGGCCTGTATATGAGTGGAATGCAATAGAGGCTCCATTAGATTCAATTTGCCATGCTACCGATCTTTCTCGATAA
- the LOC112894932 gene encoding RNA polymerase II subunit 5-mediating protein homolog isoform X1 translates to MAAPKKGTATPLGAVFSPEETKRAVARVSESIADRRAELGRLQGFVADNAALVSLVNRLPDELSHEIMVPFCGAAFFPGRLIHTNELLVLLGEGYYAERSAKQTTDILHRRGVELEAQVEAMKATISDLEAEAKFFESTAAEASEGLVEIREEYDEDTESNSSKDASVATGGMSDKDKEHARIMARLDELEMEEREAGSTSEEEDDDDGGAGTSEDGEENEESGNALSDGNEHQSSSFGTSFSRNGGDDDDDEDDGGAGTSEDDEGNEVSGNALSDGNDHPSSSFGTSFSGNDGHDRSHGNIQLKSALKKPGGISHTPSAHTSHPITNSEVRVRKAVSFEDDKHVVGSSKSPSLPLDPPYPAPGFKGSSDPPPSGERKIISSGRQAFTGSIIEHDDNLLPIQPPGGSSLAKPGTSASSRPMSRFKMQMQKGER, encoded by the exons ATGGCTGCGCCGAAGAAGGGGACGGCGACGCCGCTGGGCGCCGTCTTCTCGCCGGAGGAGACCAAGAGGGCCGTGGCGAGGGTGTCCGAGTCCATTGCGGACCGCCGCGCCGAGCTCGGGCGCCTCCAGGGCTTTGTCGCCGACAACGCCGCCCTCGTCTCCCTCGTCAACAGGCTTCCCGATGAACTCTCACACGAAATCATG GTTCCCTTTTGTGGCGCCGCATTTTTCCCAGGGCGTTTGATCCACACAAATGAACTCTTG GTACTTCTAGGAGAGGGGTACTATGCTGAGAGGTCTGCTAAGCAGACAACTGATATTTTGCATAGGAGGGGGGTGGAGTTGGAAGCTCAAGTGGAAGCGATGAAGGCAACTATCTCTGACCTAGAAGCTGAGGCAAAATTCTTTGAGTCAACTGCCGCCGAGGCCTCT GAGGGTCTAGTTGAAATCAGGGAAGAGTATGATGAAGACACGGAGAGTAATTCATCAAAAG ATGCTTCAGTTGCTACCGGGGGCATGTCAGATAAAGATAAGGAACATGCTCGGATAATGGCAAGGTTAGATGAACTCGAAATGGAAGAAAGGGAAGCTGGAAGTACttctgaagaagaagatgacgatGACGGGGGTGCTGGAACAAGTGAGGATGGTGAGGAAAATGAGGAATCTGGAAATGCTTTAAGTGATGGCAATGAGCACCAGAGTTCCAGTTTTGGCACTTCATTTTCTAGAAACGGtggcgatgatgatgatgatgaagatgacggGGGTGCAGGAACAAGTGAGGATGATGAGGGAAATGAGGTTTCTGGAAATGCTTTAAGTGATGGCAATGATCACCCAAGTTCCAGTTTCGGTACTTCATTTTCTGGAAACGATGGCCATGATAGGAGTCATGGGAATATCCAG CTGAAGAGTGCACTAAAGAAGCCTGGAGGCATTTCCCATACACCATCAGCCCACACATCTCATCCT ATAACAAATTCTGAAGTCCGGGTTCGTAAAG CTGTTTCTTTTGAAGATGACAAACATGTAGTTGGTTCATCAAAGTCTCCTtccttgccacttgatccaccTTACCCTGCTCCAGGGTTCAAG GGTTCTTCAGACCCACCTCCATCTGGTGAGCGAAAGATAATATCAAGTGGGCGACAG GCCTTTACAGGATCCATTATTGAACATGATGACAATCTTTTACCCATTCAACCTCCAGGCGGCAGTTCTTTGGCGAAA CCTGGTACCTCTGCTTCTTCAAGGCCCATGTCTAGATTCAAGATGCAGATGCAGAAAGGAGAGCGGTGA
- the LOC112894534 gene encoding uncharacterized protein LOC112894534, translating to MAKAKAGKEKDVVRLERESVIPIMKPKLIMKLAYLIEHQSDRDEFLKLCKRVEYTIRAWYHLQFDDMMELFALFDPVHGAKKLQQQNFSPEEIDMLEQNFLSYFFQVMEKSNFNIVNDDEVELAHSGQYLLNLPIKVDESKLDNKLLSKYFEEHCHENLPDFSDKYVIFRRGIGLDRTSNFFFMEKVDTIIARAWRRFLEKTRLQKLFSRKKNGKQKMDSKKNDDLASEVDEKDLYVERIRLETMDLSLPNLIGKVTIQEPTFEEVIVLYRRRSPKGQDDRAIHVKHFKNIPMADMELVLPEKKNPSLTPMDWVQFIVSVVIGLVTLISSLEMPKADFWVVIAILSALAGYCAKIYFSFQQNMATYQNLITQSMYDKQLDSGKGTLLHLCDDVIQQEVKEVIIAYYILMENGKATSDDLDLQCEELIQEEFGLQCNFEVMDAVQKLERLGIITRDSIGRICCVPLKRANEIIGATTEELVMKARQS from the exons ATGGCGAAGGCAAAGGCGGGGAAGGAGAAGGATGTGGTGCGGCTGGAGCGCGAGTCCGTGATCCCCATCATGAAGCCCAAGCTCATCATGAAGCTCGCTTACCTCATTG AACATCAATCTGACAGAGACGAATTCTTGAAACTCTGCAAGAGGGTTGAATACACCATAAGGGCTTGGTACCATCTCCAGTTTGATGATATGATG GAACTGTTCGCTCTCTTCGATCCTGTGCACGGTGCTAAAAAACTGCAGCAGCAGAACTTCTCACCTGAGGAAATCGACATGCTTGAGCAGAACTTCCTCTCCTATTTCTTTCAG GTGATGGAAAAAAGCAATTTTAACATAGTAAATGACGATGAGGTTGAACTTGCTCATTCCGGACAATATCTGTTGAATCTTCCCATTAAAGTTGATGAATCAAAG TTAGATAACAAGCTTTTGTCGAAGTATTTTGAGGAGCACTGTCATGAAAACCTCCCTGACTTCTCTGATAAG TATGTTATATTTCGTAGGGGCATTGGATTGGACCGCACTAGCAACTTTTTCTTCATGGAGAAAGTCGACACAATCATAGCTCGTGCATGGCGAAGGTTCCTTGAAAAGACGAG ATTGCAAAAGCTCTTTTCAAGAAAGAAAAATGGTAAACAAAAGATGGATTCCAAGAAGAATGATGATCTAGCAAGTGAAGTAGACGAAAAGGATTTATATGTTGAACGTATACGGCTTGAAACAATGGATTTGAG CTTGCCAAATTTAATTGGCAAGGTCACAATTCAGGAGCCTACATTTGAAGAGGTGATTGTCTTGTACAG GAGGAGAAGTCCAAAGGGCCAGGATGATAGAGCAATTCATGTCAAACATTTCAAAAATATTCCAATGGCAGATATGGAGTTGGTTCTG CCTGAGAAGAAAAACCCAAGCCTTACACCAATGGACTGGGTTCAATTTATTGTTTCTGTTGTCATTGGACTC GTTACACTCATCAGTTCACTCGAAATGCCTAAGGCTGATTTCTGGGTTGTAATCGCCATCCTGTCTGCTCTGGCTGGATATTGTGCTAAGATCTATTTCTC GTTTCAACAGAACATGGCAACCTACCAAAACCTAATCACTCAATCCATGTATGATAAACAGCTAGATAGTGGGAAAGGCACACTACTGCACCTCTGTGATGATGTGATTCAACAGGAG GTCAAGGAGGTCATAATAGCCTACTATATTTTGATGGAAAATGGAAAGGCTACCAGTGAT GATCTTGACTTGCAATGCGAGGAGTTAATCCAGGAAGAGTTTGGCTTGCAATGTAATTTTGAGGTGATGGATGCTGTTCAAAAGCTGGAGAGGCTTGGTATCATTACAAGA GATTCTATTGGAAGAATTTGTTGTGTTCCTCTAAAGCGTGCCAATGAGATCATCGGTGCTACCACGGAAGAGCTGGTTATGAAAGCAAGGCAAAGCTAG
- the LOC112894933 gene encoding protein LAX PANICLE 2-like yields the protein MVPTTRNMLHHDGKSSSNPCYHPVQYCVGIAAQLEASAAAARQDNRKPSRSPRLAMADDEPTAAAGTSSRGGAGAGDDGDWLQLGLAAAASSSSASSSGDNNSTDPAPPPMELDLFTYDKRNVRMRPPLFPLPLRSYQSYGRGRYRPPAASGSLSAPSLPFMPPFRTSGDAIRVMSPPRRTEAAAGLWLKLQAAPNQVREPILPQIPKSYLRIKDSNMKVEVVMKYLAEKLGLSQSHHQVELTCRGQLLPPSLLVKHVRDSIWCATAPREGETPLAELTASRRSPAAATTDHVMTLCYSTTRNSKLVLNL from the exons atggtCCCAACAACTAGGAACATGTTGCACCATGACGGCAAGAGCAGCAGCAACCCGTGCTACCACCCCGTCCAGTACTGCGTCGGCATCGCCGCCCAATTGGAGgcctcggcggcggccgcgcggcaaGACAACCGCAAGCCGTCAAGATCCCCTCGGCTCGCCATGGCCGACGACGAGCCgaccgcggcggccggcacgagctcccggggcggcgccggcgcaggAGACGACGGAGACTGGCTCCAGCTaggcctcgccgccgcggcgtcgtcgtcctccgcctcctcctccggcgacAACAACAGTACGGATCCGGCCCCGCCTCCTATGGAGCTGGACTTGTTCACCTACGACAAGCGAAACGTGAGGATGAGGCCGCCGTTATTCCCGCTGCCCCTTAGGAGCTACCAGTCGTACGGGCGCGGACGGTATCGACCGCCGGCAGCGAGCGGGTCCTTGTCGGCGCCGTCCTTGCCGTTTATGCCTCCGTTCAGGACATCCGGCGATGCCATAAGAGTCATGAGCCCGCCGCGACGAACGGAGGCGGCCGCCGGGCTGTGGCTGAAACTTCAAGCAGCTCCCAACCA AGTTAGAGAGCCTATTTTGCCTCAGATACCAAAGAGCTACTTAAGAATCAA GGACAGCAACATGAAGGTGGAGGTGGTGATGAAGTACTTGGCCGAGAAGCTAGGGCTCTCACAATCTCATCATCAG GTGGAGCTGACATGCAGAGGGCAGCTTCTTCCTCCCTCCTTGCTGGTGAAACACGTGAGAGATAGCATCTGGTGCGCCACGGCGCCGAGGGAAGGGGAGACGCCACTCGCCGAGCTGACGGCTTCACGGCGCTCACCGGCGGCAGCTACTACTGACCATGTCATGACACTCTGTTACAGCACAACTAGGAACAGCAAGCTAGTACTCAATCTGTAA
- the LOC112894109 gene encoding coiled-coil domain-containing protein SCD2-like: MDRLRAGSPVYGRQRSGSSTGSSSPGGVSPSHHRSSSTSSAAGAAGISNVRRTQNVAARAAAARLAQVMASQNAAAATGDDDDEDDYAADHPPPAPVRFGGGRTAHGSNGVSLLGRTARSPSPALGRNIVEPPPTVRSSSAGRPAVASRPTTTVVPPIKTNMTLRTPSPIPPVSVEPPADRTRQKRFDAGLHNSRESGLKREASTLQDELDMLQEENESVLEKLRLAEERCEEAEARAKELEKQVAALGEGVSLEARLLSRKEAALKQREAALKAARESKDGREEVTTLRQELESAKEEVASAIDQLKEAESETKALRSMTQRMVLTQEEMEEVVLKRCWLARYWGLAVQYGVYPEIAVSKHEHWSALAPLPLEVVLSAGQKAKDEPRKQGDDAQGRNKLAREMSDIMGEGNIESMLSVEMGLRELSSLKVEDAVVVALGQHRRPSIVRQFTSDFKSPGEPKYLEAFDISPEEAEDVSFKQAWLIYFWRRAKTHGVEEDIADDRLQFWIGRNAQAPNSHDAIDVERGLTELRKLGIEQQLWEGSRADIDQASLAMENQ; the protein is encoded by the exons ATGGACCGTCTCCGGGCGGGGAGCCCCGTCTACGGGCGGCAGCGGAGCGGCAGCAGCACGGGCTCCTCCTCCCCGGGCGGCGTCTCCCCCTCGCACCAccgctcctcctccacctcctccgccgcgggcGCAGCCGGCATCTCCAACGTGCGCCGCACGCAGAACGTGGcagcgcgcgccgcggcggcaaGGCTCGCGCAGGTCATGGCCTCGCAGAacgccgccgcggccaccgGCGACGATGACGACGAGGACGACTACGCTGCCGACCACCCGCCACCGGCACCCGTGAGGTTCGGAGGTGGCCGGACAGCGCACGGGAGCAACGGTGTCTCCCTGCTTGGCCGCACCGCGAGATCTCCCTCCCCTGCG TTAGGTCGGAACATTGTAGAACCACCTCCTACCGTCCGCTCGTCATCGGCAGGTAGGCCAGCTGTTGCATCACGACCGACCACCACAGTGGTGCCACCGATCAAAACCAACATGACATTGCGAACCCCGTCCCCTATCCCTCCTGTGTCTGTGGAGCCTCCAGCAGATCGCACTCGGCAGAAAAG ATTTGATGCGGGGCTTCATAACTCTAGAGAATCAGGACTAAAAAGAGAGGCATCCACTCTTCAAGATGAG CTTGATATGCTACAAGAGGAGAATGAGAGTGTTCTAGAAAAG TTGCGGCTTGCTGAAGAAAGATGTGAAGAAGCAGAAGCTAGAGCCAAGGAGCTTGAGAAACAG GTAGCTGCTCTTGGAGAAGGAGTATCGTTAGAAGCTCGCCTCTTGAGCAG GAAGGAAGCAGCACTTAAACAGAGGGAG GCTGCACTAAAAGCTGCAAGGGAATCAAAGGATGGTAGAGAGGAAGTAACAACACTAAGGCAAGAACTTGAG TCTGCCAAAGAAGAAGTTGCATCAGCCATTGACCAGCTAAAGGAGGCAGAGTCTGAAACAAAGGCTCTCCGGTCAATGACACAGAGAATGGTCTTAACCCAAGAAGAAATG GAGGAAGTTGTCCTAAAAAGGTGCTGGCTTGCACGTTATTGGGGCTTAGCAGTTCAATATG GAGTGTATCCTGAGATTGCGGTATCAAAGCATGAGCATTGGTCAGCATTGGCTCCTCTTCCTCTCGAGGTTGTTCTCTCTGCTGGTCAAAAGGCCAAGGATGAACCTCGAAAACAAG GTGATGATGCTCAGGGAAGAAATAAGCTTGCACGAGAAATGAGTGACATAATGGGAGAAGGCAATATAGAGAGCATGCTTTCAGTTGAAATGGGGCTTAGAGAGCTTTCTTCGTTGAAG GTGGAAGATGCTGTTGTAGTTGCACTTGGCCAACATCGCAGACCTAGCATAGTTCGGCAGTTCACATCAG ATTTTAAATCACCTGGTGAACCTAAATACCTGGAAGCATTCG ATATTAGCCCAGAAGAGGCTGAAGACGTTAGCTTTAAGCAG GCATGGCTTATATACTTCTGGAGAAGAGCCAAAACTCACGGTGTCGAGGAAGATATTGCTGATGACCGGCTTCAGTTTTGGATTGGTCGCAATGCACAAGCTCCAAATTCGCATGATGCTATAGATG TGGAGAGAGGTCTAACAGAGCTCAGGAAATTGGGCATAGAGCAGCAATTGTGGGAGGGTTCGCGAGCAGATATAGATCAAGCTTCATTGGCGATGGAGAACCAGTAA
- the LOC112894931 gene encoding long chain base biosynthesis protein 2d produces the protein MVRLPYVTALTTLFSYGLLFAFGQLRDFFRRILDARKPSNLKGYAPICLGLEDFYTRRLYLRIQDCFGRPIASAPDAWFDVVERYSNDCNKTLHRTAKTSKCLNLGSYNYLGFAAADEYCTPRVIESLKKYSASTCSVRVDGGNTKLHTELEELVARFVGKPAAILFGMGYVTNSAIIPALIGKGGLIISDSLNHNSIVNGARGSGATVRVFQHNNPAHLEEVLREQIAGGQPRTHRPWKKIIVIVEGIYSMEGELCKLPEVISVCKKYKAYTYLDEAHSIGAVGKTGRGVCELLGVDPADVDIMMGTFTKSFGSCGGYIAASKEIIHHLKHTCPAHIYATSMSPPAVQQVISAIKVILGEDGTNRGAKKLAQIRENSNFFRSELQKMGFEVLGDNDSPVMPIMLYNPAKIPAFSRECLRQNVAVVTVAFPATPLLLARARICISASHSREDLIKGLEVISKVGDLVGIKYFPVEQEKTAVAEKLKKIQ, from the exons ATGGTGCGGCTCCCGTACGTGACCGCGCTCACCACGCTCTTCAGCTACGGCCTCCTCTTCGCCTTCGGCCAGCTCCGCGACTTCTTCCGCAGGATCCTCGACGCCCGCAAGCCCAGCAACCTCAAG GGTTACGCGCCGATTTGCTTGGGCCTCGAGGATTTCTACACGCGCCGTCTCTATCTCCGCATCCAG GACTGCTTTGGCCGGCCAATTGCCAGTGCGCCAGATGCTTGGTTTGATGTGGTTGAGCGTTACTCAAATGACTGCAACAAGACACTCCA TCGTACCGCAAAAACATCCAAATGCCTTAATTTGGGTTCCTACAATTACCTTGGTTTTGCTGCGGCTGATGAGTACTGCACCCCTCGTGTTATTGAGTCACTGAAGAAGTACTCTGCAAGCACGTGCAGTGTTCGAGTTGATGGAG GTAACACTAAGTTGCACACTGAGCTTGAAGAACTGGTTGCGAGATTTGTTGGCAAGCCTGCAGCAATTCTTTTTGGCATGGGCTATGTGACAAACTCTGCTATCATTCCTGCTCTAATTGGGAAG GGAGGCCTGATAATAAGTGATTCATTGAACCATAATTCTATAGTCAATGGAGCTAGGGGTTCAGGGGCCACCGTTCGTGTTTTTCAACATAACA ATCCTGCTCATTTGGAAGAGGTATTGAGAGAGCAGATTGCGGGAGGGCAGCCTCGTACACACAGACCATGGAAGAAGATCATTGTGATTGTTGAGGGAATTTATAGCATGGAGGGGGAGCTATGCAAACTCCCAGAGGTTATTTCCGTATGCAAGAAATACAAG GCTTACACATATTTAGACGAGGCACACAGTATTGGAGCAGTTGGGAAAACAGGGAGAGGTGTATGCGAGCTACTGGGAGTGGATCCAGCTGATGTTGACATTATGATGGGTACATTTACGAAATCATTTGGATCATGTGGAGGTTACATCGCAGCATCAAAG GAGATTATTCATCATCTAAAGCATACATGCCCAGCTCACATTTATGCAACATCAATGTCACCTCCAGCGGTCCAGCAAGTCATTTCAGCTATAAAGGTTATCTTGGGAGAAGATGGAACTAACAGAG GGGCCAAGAAACTTGCTCAGATTCGAGAGAACAGCAATTTCTTCCGGTCAGAGCTTCAGAAAATGGGATTTGAGGTTCTTGGGGATAATGACTCACCCGTCATGCCTATCATGCTTTACAATCCTGCTAAAATTCCTGCATTTTCAAGGGAGTGCCTGAGGCAAAAT GTTGCTGTTGTTACTGTTGCATTTCCTGCCACACCACTTCTACTTGCTAGAGCTAGGATATGTATCTCAGCTTCCCACTCCAGGGAAGATCTCATTAAAGGATTAGAG GTGATCAGCAAAGTTGGTGATCTCGTGGGTATCAAATACTTCCCGGTTGAGCAAGAAAAGACTGCAGTTGCTGAGAAACTGAAGAAGATCCAATGA
- the LOC112894932 gene encoding RNA polymerase II subunit 5-mediating protein homolog isoform X2, with translation MAAPKKGTATPLGAVFSPEETKRAVARVSESIADRRAELGRLQGFVADNAALVSLVNRLPDELSHEIMVPFCGAAFFPGRLIHTNELLVLLGEGYYAERSAKQTTDILHRRGVELEAQVEAMKATISDLEAEAKFFESTAAEASEGLVEIREEYDEDTESNSSKDASVATGGMSDKDKEHARIMARLDELEMEEREAGSTSEEEDDDDGGAGTSEDGEENEESGNALSDGNEHQSSSFGTSFSRNGGDDDDDEDDGGAGTSEDDEGNEVSGNALSDGNDHPSSSFGTSFSGNDGHDRSHGNIQITNSEVRVRKAVSFEDDKHVVGSSKSPSLPLDPPYPAPGFKGSSDPPPSGERKIISSGRQAFTGSIIEHDDNLLPIQPPGGSSLAKPGTSASSRPMSRFKMQMQKGER, from the exons ATGGCTGCGCCGAAGAAGGGGACGGCGACGCCGCTGGGCGCCGTCTTCTCGCCGGAGGAGACCAAGAGGGCCGTGGCGAGGGTGTCCGAGTCCATTGCGGACCGCCGCGCCGAGCTCGGGCGCCTCCAGGGCTTTGTCGCCGACAACGCCGCCCTCGTCTCCCTCGTCAACAGGCTTCCCGATGAACTCTCACACGAAATCATG GTTCCCTTTTGTGGCGCCGCATTTTTCCCAGGGCGTTTGATCCACACAAATGAACTCTTG GTACTTCTAGGAGAGGGGTACTATGCTGAGAGGTCTGCTAAGCAGACAACTGATATTTTGCATAGGAGGGGGGTGGAGTTGGAAGCTCAAGTGGAAGCGATGAAGGCAACTATCTCTGACCTAGAAGCTGAGGCAAAATTCTTTGAGTCAACTGCCGCCGAGGCCTCT GAGGGTCTAGTTGAAATCAGGGAAGAGTATGATGAAGACACGGAGAGTAATTCATCAAAAG ATGCTTCAGTTGCTACCGGGGGCATGTCAGATAAAGATAAGGAACATGCTCGGATAATGGCAAGGTTAGATGAACTCGAAATGGAAGAAAGGGAAGCTGGAAGTACttctgaagaagaagatgacgatGACGGGGGTGCTGGAACAAGTGAGGATGGTGAGGAAAATGAGGAATCTGGAAATGCTTTAAGTGATGGCAATGAGCACCAGAGTTCCAGTTTTGGCACTTCATTTTCTAGAAACGGtggcgatgatgatgatgatgaagatgacggGGGTGCAGGAACAAGTGAGGATGATGAGGGAAATGAGGTTTCTGGAAATGCTTTAAGTGATGGCAATGATCACCCAAGTTCCAGTTTCGGTACTTCATTTTCTGGAAACGATGGCCATGATAGGAGTCATGGGAATATCCAG ATAACAAATTCTGAAGTCCGGGTTCGTAAAG CTGTTTCTTTTGAAGATGACAAACATGTAGTTGGTTCATCAAAGTCTCCTtccttgccacttgatccaccTTACCCTGCTCCAGGGTTCAAG GGTTCTTCAGACCCACCTCCATCTGGTGAGCGAAAGATAATATCAAGTGGGCGACAG GCCTTTACAGGATCCATTATTGAACATGATGACAATCTTTTACCCATTCAACCTCCAGGCGGCAGTTCTTTGGCGAAA CCTGGTACCTCTGCTTCTTCAAGGCCCATGTCTAGATTCAAGATGCAGATGCAGAAAGGAGAGCGGTGA